A window from Gammaproteobacteria bacterium encodes these proteins:
- the selD gene encoding selenide, water dikinase SelD, whose protein sequence is MSNCADVKLTEYSHGAGCGCKISPKLLSDILASPNRATPPPQLLVGYDSKDDAAVYDLGNGTSVISTTDFFMPIVDDPFEFGQIAATNAISDVYAMGGRPLMAISIFGWPINKLDADVAAQVIEGGRRACELAGIPLAGGHSIDSPEPIFGLAVTGQVNNEHIKQNNLAQPGCVLFLTKPLGIGILTTAQKKKLLRPEHQRLAPDVMCQLNTAGQHFGQLPQVKAMTDVTGFGLLGHLLEVCEGSGVHATIDFAAVPTLPAIREYLELGCSPGGAQRNFDSYGHKAAPLTEMQKKILCDPQTSGGLLVAVSPDGVDAFQQVATQLGMSLQPIGKLTAVTPSAPDIFVRLA, encoded by the coding sequence ATGTCAAACTGCGCCGACGTCAAACTCACCGAATACAGCCACGGAGCCGGTTGCGGCTGCAAAATTTCCCCCAAGCTGCTGTCCGACATTCTGGCCTCGCCCAACCGCGCCACGCCGCCACCGCAATTGCTGGTCGGCTATGACAGCAAGGACGACGCTGCCGTCTACGATTTGGGCAACGGCACCTCGGTGATCAGCACCACCGACTTTTTCATGCCCATCGTCGATGACCCGTTCGAGTTCGGCCAGATTGCCGCCACCAACGCCATCAGCGACGTGTACGCCATGGGCGGTCGCCCACTGATGGCGATTTCGATTTTCGGCTGGCCGATCAACAAACTCGACGCCGACGTTGCCGCCCAGGTGATCGAAGGCGGACGCCGCGCCTGTGAGCTGGCCGGCATTCCTCTGGCCGGCGGTCACTCGATCGATTCGCCCGAACCCATTTTTGGCTTGGCGGTGACCGGTCAGGTCAACAACGAACACATCAAGCAAAACAATCTGGCGCAACCCGGCTGCGTGCTGTTCCTCACCAAGCCGCTGGGCATAGGCATTTTGACCACGGCGCAAAAGAAAAAATTACTGCGCCCCGAACACCAACGCCTGGCACCCGATGTCATGTGCCAGCTCAACACCGCCGGTCAGCACTTTGGTCAGCTGCCACAGGTGAAAGCCATGACCGACGTCACCGGTTTTGGTTTGCTCGGCCATCTGCTGGAAGTCTGCGAAGGCAGCGGCGTGCATGCCACAATTGATTTCGCCGCCGTGCCCACCTTGCCGGCGATTCGCGAATACCTGGAACTGGGCTGCTCACCCGGTGGCGCGCAGCGCAATTTCGACAGCTACGGCCACAAAGCCGCACCGCTGACGGAAATGCAGAAAAAAATTCTCTGTGATCCGCAAACCTCCGGCGGTTTGTTGGTTGCCGTCAGCCCGGACGGTGTCGACGCGTTCCAGCAAGTCGCCACGCAACTGGGCATGAGCTTGCAGCCTATTGGCAAACTCACCGCCGTGACGCCAAGCGCGCCGGATATTTTTGTCAGACTGGCCTGA